The following coding sequences are from one Haloarcula taiwanensis window:
- a CDS encoding NADH dehydrogenase translates to MSSDRRNMDDAQSDQRISRGRTTKNRFNSTLREVLGSSPFILTKFDAFMNWVRGSSMFVLQFGIACCTIEMMGTLATKHDLDRFAAGVPRASPRQADLIIVPGTIVSKFAPRMKRVYDQMPEPKFVVSMGSCTISGGPFQEGYNVIKGAEQVIPVDIHVPGCPPRPEALIYGVAKLQERIAEGESSPVTVKPYELEQFGDLEQDELVDKLASEIDEDDLVMRYDWNAP, encoded by the coding sequence ATGAGCAGTGATCGGCGAAATATGGACGACGCACAGTCTGACCAGCGAATATCCCGCGGCAGAACCACGAAGAACCGATTTAATTCTACACTTCGGGAGGTCCTTGGCTCGTCTCCGTTCATTCTCACGAAATTCGACGCGTTCATGAACTGGGTTCGAGGCTCTTCGATGTTTGTGCTGCAGTTCGGAATTGCCTGTTGCACCATCGAAATGATGGGCACTCTCGCTACAAAACACGACCTCGACCGATTTGCTGCTGGAGTCCCCCGGGCATCGCCGAGACAGGCAGACCTGATTATCGTCCCGGGGACCATCGTTTCGAAGTTCGCACCGCGGATGAAGCGCGTCTATGACCAGATGCCCGAACCGAAGTTCGTCGTCTCGATGGGGTCGTGTACCATATCCGGTGGCCCGTTCCAGGAGGGATACAACGTGATCAAGGGTGCAGAGCAAGTCATTCCGGTCGATATCCATGTCCCGGGCTGCCCACCACGCCCCGAGGCACTCATCTACGGCGTCGCCAAGCTACAGGAGCGCATCGCCGAGGGTGAGTCCTCGCCAGTGACGGTCAAGCCCTACGAACTGGAGCAGTTCGGCGATCTCGAACAGGACGAGCTCGTGGACAAACTCGCCAGCGAAATCGACGAGGACGACCTCGTCATGCGATACGATTGGAATGCGCCATAG
- a CDS encoding lactate utilization protein, translating into MSQQKSDYADDADIDESLDELASEETIEETVENLEANGFDVIVVDSADEALTELQSLIPAEASVMNGHSTTLEEIGFVDYLTEGDHEWESLPDQIWSIDDDAKRQAARRESQTADYFLGGINGISKTGELVAADRSGSRIGAYPFAASNVVIVSGVNKIVPTLEDALDRLESVAYPLENERAKEAYGVDSAIAKQLILRQELEEGRTTVVLIRDHLGY; encoded by the coding sequence ATGTCTCAACAGAAATCTGATTACGCGGACGATGCGGACATCGACGAATCGCTGGACGAGCTGGCCTCCGAAGAGACCATCGAAGAGACTGTCGAGAACCTAGAGGCAAACGGGTTCGATGTCATCGTTGTTGACTCAGCCGACGAGGCGCTCACGGAACTGCAGTCGCTCATCCCGGCAGAGGCGTCTGTAATGAACGGCCACTCAACGACGCTCGAAGAGATTGGCTTTGTCGACTACCTGACCGAGGGGGACCACGAGTGGGAAAGTCTGCCGGACCAGATCTGGAGTATCGATGACGACGCGAAGCGCCAGGCTGCCCGCCGAGAGTCACAGACGGCCGATTACTTCCTCGGTGGCATCAACGGTATTTCCAAGACCGGCGAACTCGTCGCGGCGGACCGTTCGGGGAGCCGCATCGGAGCGTATCCGTTCGCGGCCAGTAACGTCGTCATCGTCAGTGGCGTGAACAAAATCGTGCCGACGCTCGAAGACGCGCTCGACCGACTGGAGAGCGTCGCGTACCCACTTGAAAACGAGCGTGCGAAGGAGGCGTACGGCGTCGACTCCGCAATCGCCAAGCAACTCATCCTCCGTCAAGAACTCGAAGAGGGCCGTACGACCGTGGTCCTCATCCGGGATCACCTCGGCTACTGA
- a CDS encoding ABC transporter substrate-binding protein, giving the protein MGETGDTGSFTRRHYLSGSGLLLGTSIVAGCSGNGAESARTATSSNTGTDGAAPSDSGSYTASVSPVGEVEFDSVPENVFTMYNQYADMLVALDCDDAINSMFVPDMAGPSMNHYYERLSGVSFDWEDLPDPYDNFSKEFFYSLDSDIHFLDPAWAITQENWDMGDIEEVIHNIGPLFGNFYSGTHGDPQEPYSEDYQYYTLWEIFGRVATVFRERERYEQLRSVHEGLIQTIQTNLPPQEERPTAVRVTLGDGQFWTYHLNHPGFWLADTRPLAANDAFEDETWDGLWGSVGYETMLEADPDVILHLWGMTPRYDMDDVRRRLATHSVGKELTAVKDNRVYAHGMRYQGPIMNLFQIEMTAKQLYPDVFGEWPTYENEDHYPEIPPDEQLFSRDRVAMIITDE; this is encoded by the coding sequence ATGGGCGAAACAGGAGATACTGGGAGCTTCACCCGGCGCCACTACCTCTCCGGCAGTGGGTTGCTCCTCGGCACTTCGATCGTTGCTGGCTGTTCCGGCAACGGTGCTGAATCAGCGAGGACAGCTACATCAAGCAATACCGGCACGGACGGAGCAGCGCCATCAGATAGCGGCTCATACACTGCGTCGGTTTCCCCTGTCGGAGAAGTCGAGTTCGACTCCGTTCCGGAGAATGTCTTCACGATGTACAATCAGTACGCAGACATGCTAGTGGCACTTGATTGCGATGACGCGATCAATTCGATGTTCGTTCCAGATATGGCCGGTCCATCGATGAACCACTACTACGAGCGACTTTCGGGTGTCTCTTTTGACTGGGAAGACCTTCCAGATCCTTACGATAATTTCAGTAAGGAGTTTTTTTACAGCCTCGATAGCGACATTCACTTCCTTGACCCCGCATGGGCGATTACCCAGGAGAACTGGGATATGGGCGATATCGAAGAGGTTATCCACAACATCGGACCCCTTTTCGGAAATTTCTATAGCGGAACACACGGTGATCCGCAGGAACCATACAGTGAGGACTACCAGTATTACACGCTGTGGGAGATCTTCGGTCGTGTCGCCACCGTGTTTCGAGAGCGAGAGCGTTACGAACAGCTCAGATCCGTTCACGAAGGACTCATACAAACCATCCAGACGAACCTTCCACCGCAGGAAGAACGGCCGACAGCAGTTCGGGTTACACTTGGCGACGGCCAGTTTTGGACGTATCACCTCAACCATCCGGGATTCTGGCTCGCCGACACGCGTCCGCTCGCAGCCAACGACGCTTTCGAGGATGAGACGTGGGACGGTCTCTGGGGTTCGGTTGGCTACGAAACGATGCTGGAGGCAGACCCTGACGTAATCCTCCATCTCTGGGGAATGACACCGCGCTACGACATGGACGACGTCCGGAGGAGACTTGCCACACACAGCGTTGGCAAAGAGCTCACGGCAGTCAAAGACAACCGCGTGTACGCGCACGGGATGAGATACCAGGGTCCGATCATGAATCTCTTCCAGATCGAAATGACTGCCAAACAACTGTATCCGGATGTCTTTGGCGAGTGGCCTACCTACGAAAATGAGGACCACTATCCGGAGATTCCACCGGATGAACAGCTTTTCAGCCGCGACCGCGTTGCTATGATCATTACAGACGAATAA
- a CDS encoding short chain dehydrogenase: protein MYEMEEAVALVTGAASGIGRETATRFAEEGASVVVADIDTNGGSETVTQIEDRGGTATFLETNVGRLESIQSTVEVTIDRYGQLDYVVNNAATGNEPAPITDIEEDEWDRINTVNQKGVWGGMKHQIPALQDSGGGAIVNVASLAGIRGSPGRTPYGASKHGIVGLTKSAALEFADQDVRVNAVCPTIVDTPALRSLSESEQDQIISKVPMQRPAQPEEVANAILWLCSDEASFITGQAIPVDGGESQQ, encoded by the coding sequence ATGTACGAGATGGAAGAGGCTGTCGCACTTGTTACCGGCGCTGCATCCGGTATCGGTCGAGAAACGGCAACGCGTTTCGCTGAAGAGGGGGCGTCTGTCGTTGTCGCTGACATCGATACGAACGGGGGTTCTGAAACAGTCACACAGATCGAGGACCGGGGCGGGACCGCAACCTTTCTCGAAACAAATGTTGGCCGCTTAGAGTCAATTCAGTCGACAGTTGAGGTAACTATCGACCGGTACGGACAGCTCGATTACGTCGTAAACAACGCAGCGACGGGGAACGAGCCTGCCCCCATAACTGACATTGAGGAGGATGAATGGGATCGCATCAATACAGTCAATCAGAAGGGAGTCTGGGGAGGGATGAAACACCAGATTCCAGCGCTGCAGGACTCTGGTGGCGGTGCAATAGTCAATGTCGCCTCACTGGCCGGAATACGTGGCAGCCCTGGCCGAACACCGTACGGTGCAAGTAAGCACGGTATCGTGGGGTTGACGAAATCGGCTGCACTTGAATTTGCAGATCAGGACGTTCGTGTGAACGCAGTCTGCCCAACAATCGTCGACACGCCGGCCTTACGGTCACTGTCTGAATCAGAGCAGGACCAGATCATATCGAAAGTACCGATGCAGCGACCTGCACAGCCAGAAGAAGTGGCAAACGCTATCCTCTGGCTCTGCTCGGACGAGGCGTCGTTCATTACCGGACAGGCGATACCGGTAGACGGCGGTGAGTCCCAGCAGTAA
- a CDS encoding sodium transporter, producing the protein MSRAASKYFVVWVIILAGFALIRPDPFVPVLNYVTPLLGLIMLGMGLTLQPADFRRLIEDPVDIGIGAVTQWLVMPAAAYGLYVLLNLPDAVGIGLILVGAAPGGTASNVMTYLGRGDVALSVAITTLTTIAAPIVMPAWVVFTLGEQISVTFAEMFQSIIQIVIIPVLLGFTLRYLLDRYSPKAAEIGTDVFPVISVAAIVAIVAGVVGANVDNILTAGLLVLVAVVAHNAIGLGSGYGVGRATGMSKDRVRTCAFEVGLQNSGLAVALATTLFEPAAALIPALFSVWHNITGPALASFFSWQAENQNSPSAVPSDD; encoded by the coding sequence GTGAGTCGTGCTGCGAGCAAATACTTTGTCGTCTGGGTTATTATTCTGGCAGGCTTTGCTCTCATCAGGCCAGATCCGTTCGTCCCAGTTTTGAATTACGTGACCCCGCTGCTCGGGCTAATCATGCTTGGAATGGGGTTGACGCTTCAGCCGGCAGACTTTCGGCGGTTGATCGAGGACCCGGTGGACATTGGCATCGGCGCGGTCACGCAGTGGTTGGTGATGCCTGCCGCTGCGTACGGGCTCTACGTTCTGCTCAATCTTCCAGATGCTGTCGGTATCGGTCTCATTCTAGTTGGTGCCGCCCCCGGTGGGACCGCATCGAACGTGATGACGTATCTCGGTCGAGGCGACGTGGCCCTGTCTGTCGCCATCACGACCCTCACGACTATTGCAGCACCGATCGTGATGCCGGCCTGGGTAGTGTTCACTCTCGGTGAGCAGATCAGCGTTACCTTTGCAGAGATGTTCCAGAGTATCATCCAGATCGTCATTATTCCAGTGCTGCTCGGGTTCACGCTCCGATATCTGCTGGACCGCTATTCGCCGAAAGCCGCTGAAATCGGGACCGACGTGTTCCCCGTTATCAGTGTCGCTGCCATCGTCGCGATTGTCGCCGGCGTCGTCGGGGCGAACGTGGACAACATTCTCACGGCTGGTCTGCTCGTGCTGGTGGCAGTCGTTGCTCACAACGCTATCGGGCTTGGCTCGGGATACGGTGTCGGTCGGGCAACTGGGATGTCAAAAGACCGGGTTCGGACCTGTGCGTTTGAGGTGGGCCTACAGAACAGCGGACTGGCGGTTGCGCTGGCGACGACCCTGTTCGAGCCTGCAGCCGCGCTCATCCCCGCGCTGTTCAGCGTCTGGCACAACATCACGGGACCGGCGCTGGCGAGTTTCTTTAGCTGGCAGGCCGAGAATCAGAATTCCCCTTCAGCTGTGCCGAGCGACGACTAA
- a CDS encoding IS6 family transposase, producing MQLADLLRETLDEDSQDIWENERTPTSVRQVGVRLHTAGLSIRETVAILDLLGVDRSHGAVWNWVHTLSEAQGDPPTAQPLRVAVDEKQIEIDGEKKWLYAAVDTESKLLLEVDVFSRRGTDPASAFLHRLTQKHDVADTVFLVDAGGYLTALSRHDLSGRLDYRLRNHTEKWFQAVTMRIDRFHTFWRGSQSSAKQWLRRFRHHYNHERPIQALDGKTPAEEIQN from the coding sequence ATGCAACTCGCAGACCTCCTCAGAGAAACGTTAGATGAGGACAGCCAAGACATTTGGGAGAATGAGCGCACCCCGACATCCGTCCGGCAAGTTGGGGTGCGTCTCCATACTGCGGGGCTGTCAATCAGGGAGACGGTTGCGATCTTAGACTTGCTGGGTGTCGATCGCTCTCACGGTGCTGTCTGGAATTGGGTTCATACACTGTCTGAAGCACAGGGCGACCCGCCGACGGCGCAGCCGTTGCGGGTCGCAGTCGATGAGAAACAAATCGAGATTGACGGCGAAAAGAAGTGGTTGTACGCCGCTGTCGATACCGAATCAAAGCTGCTTCTCGAAGTTGACGTGTTCAGCCGCCGCGGGACTGACCCCGCGTCGGCGTTCCTGCATCGCCTCACTCAGAAACACGATGTTGCCGATACAGTGTTTCTCGTCGATGCTGGCGGCTATCTGACTGCCCTCTCACGCCACGATTTGAGCGGTCGGCTCGACTATCGACTCCGGAACCACACCGAAAAATGGTTCCAAGCTGTGACCATGCGAATCGACCGCTTCCACACGTTTTGGAGGGGCAGTCAATCCAGCGCGAAACAGTGGCTCAGACGGTTCAGACACCACTACAACCACGAGCGACCGATCCAAGCTCTTGACGGAAAAACGCCAGCTGAGGAGATACAAAACTAG
- a CDS encoding transcriptional regulator, translated as MRYLRLEIKYASEYQRPMHRFMTESEAIKREWLVTWKVGVEDKIAYTLFYVVGDQEAYESALSTVETMESYDITPVRDEAFYAFVRGRETDQSRQFYTAFEQPTLMVVPPVAYRPNGTVLFDVVGEPAVLEDVRSELPNGITVNVRKVGEYDASPGTFETDLTARQREALATAREAGYYDVPRNGSVEDVAEELGCAPSTASNHLRKAEAQLVERVFR; from the coding sequence ATGAGATATCTCCGCTTGGAGATCAAGTATGCATCGGAGTATCAGCGTCCGATGCACCGTTTCATGACTGAAAGCGAGGCAATCAAGCGCGAATGGCTCGTTACATGGAAAGTGGGCGTCGAGGACAAGATCGCCTATACATTGTTCTATGTCGTTGGGGACCAGGAGGCCTACGAATCGGCGCTTTCTACGGTTGAAACCATGGAAAGCTACGATATTACACCCGTTCGGGACGAGGCGTTCTACGCGTTCGTCCGTGGCAGAGAGACTGACCAATCACGGCAGTTCTACACGGCGTTCGAGCAACCGACGCTAATGGTCGTTCCACCGGTTGCCTACCGACCGAACGGGACTGTGTTGTTTGATGTCGTTGGGGAACCTGCTGTTCTCGAAGACGTCCGGAGCGAACTCCCCAACGGAATTACCGTAAATGTCCGAAAAGTCGGTGAATACGATGCCAGTCCCGGAACATTCGAAACCGACCTTACTGCACGCCAGCGCGAGGCTCTCGCTACAGCACGGGAAGCCGGTTACTACGATGTCCCACGAAATGGGAGCGTTGAGGACGTCGCCGAGGAGCTCGGTTGTGCGCCCAGTACCGCGTCGAACCATCTCAGGAAAGCGGAGGCACAGCTTGTCGAACGTGTGTTCCGATGA
- a CDS encoding deoxyribonuclease encodes MDIPPQLRCLFAGTVEERNDSYVIEVPKQELQTGSLQAGAMYRVALLSPPTDSEPTQSETELQRDRRPQTPPVVEGEQRTVDIEDLGDQGDGLARVERGFVVIVPDTEIGERVTVEITDVRENVAFAEIVARGSSYE; translated from the coding sequence ATGGATATTCCGCCTCAACTACGCTGTTTGTTTGCTGGTACTGTCGAAGAACGCAACGACTCCTATGTGATTGAAGTGCCCAAACAGGAACTACAGACTGGGTCTCTGCAGGCCGGTGCAATGTACCGCGTTGCACTGCTTTCGCCTCCGACAGATAGTGAACCCACACAGAGTGAGACAGAGCTACAGAGAGACCGCAGGCCACAGACCCCGCCGGTCGTGGAAGGTGAACAACGCACCGTCGACATCGAAGATCTCGGCGACCAGGGCGACGGACTCGCGCGTGTTGAGCGAGGGTTCGTAGTGATTGTGCCCGACACCGAGATTGGGGAGCGTGTTACTGTAGAGATTACTGATGTTAGAGAAAACGTCGCCTTCGCTGAGATTGTTGCACGGGGTAGTTCCTACGAGTGA
- a CDS encoding cell division control protein Cdc6, with protein sequence MGMFERDTEIYLDRDALREDYQPENLVGRDTELNRYRAALQPVINGEQPNNIFLYGKTGVGKTAGTRYLIDHLEEDAAKYEDIDLTVKMLNCDGLSSSYQIATRLVNEFRDETSQISTTGYPRATVYDMLWTELDSCGGTIYIVLDEVDHIEDDSILYQLPRARANDNLSSAKIGIIGISNDFSFRDDLSPKVKSSLCEEEIQFPAYDAKELIQILRQRADVAFHDGVLEDGVIELCAAYGAKDAGDARQSLDLLMKTGDLARDKATDTISEDLVREARDVLERGRIQEGISGLTQHGHLVVYAMVTLDQEGKTPARTRDIRPRYTNFAEKAGIDPLVPRRMRDHLGELSMLGIISAIERNEGRRGGTYREYSLEMDPEMILAALEKTVDDVGIHKSVTNLVDSEATLSDFQST encoded by the coding sequence ATGGGGATGTTCGAACGCGACACCGAAATTTACCTAGATCGGGATGCCCTTCGAGAGGACTATCAGCCTGAGAACCTTGTTGGGCGTGACACTGAACTAAACCGGTATCGAGCGGCTCTCCAGCCCGTAATCAACGGTGAACAGCCAAACAACATCTTTTTGTACGGTAAAACGGGGGTTGGAAAGACCGCTGGCACGCGGTATCTAATCGACCATCTCGAAGAGGACGCGGCGAAATACGAGGATATCGACCTCACGGTGAAGATGCTAAACTGTGATGGCCTTTCCAGCAGCTATCAGATCGCTACCCGACTCGTCAACGAATTCAGGGACGAAACGAGTCAGATCAGTACGACTGGATATCCTCGTGCGACGGTGTATGATATGCTGTGGACCGAACTCGACTCCTGTGGCGGTACTATCTACATCGTTCTCGACGAAGTCGATCACATTGAAGATGATAGTATTCTCTATCAACTCCCGCGTGCGCGAGCGAATGATAATCTAAGCTCTGCGAAGATCGGTATCATCGGTATCTCGAACGACTTTTCTTTTCGCGATGATCTCTCCCCAAAAGTCAAGAGTTCGCTCTGTGAAGAGGAGATCCAGTTTCCCGCATACGACGCAAAGGAGTTGATCCAGATCCTGCGACAACGCGCTGACGTAGCGTTTCACGATGGCGTTCTCGAAGATGGTGTCATCGAACTGTGTGCTGCATACGGCGCGAAAGATGCGGGTGACGCGCGACAGTCACTCGACTTGTTGATGAAAACGGGTGATCTGGCCCGCGACAAAGCCACCGACACGATCTCGGAAGACCTTGTTCGAGAGGCACGCGACGTTCTGGAACGCGGTCGGATCCAGGAAGGGATCTCGGGACTGACCCAACACGGTCATCTGGTCGTGTACGCAATGGTTACGCTCGACCAGGAGGGGAAGACGCCGGCCCGGACACGGGACATCAGACCTCGATACACGAACTTCGCCGAAAAGGCGGGAATCGACCCACTCGTTCCACGCCGAATGCGTGACCATCTCGGTGAACTGTCGATGTTAGGCATTATCTCAGCAATCGAGCGAAACGAGGGACGACGTGGGGGAACGTATCGCGAGTACTCTCTCGAGATGGACCCGGAAATGATCCTCGCAGCACTTGAGAAGACCGTCGACGACGTTGGAATTCACAAATCCGTCACTAACCTCGTCGACAGTGAAGCGACGCTCTCGGATTTCCAGTCCACTTAG
- a CDS encoding TetR family transcriptional regulator, with protein MQATYQALSEHGYDNLTIQDIADEFERSRTLLYYHYDGRDDLLVDFLEYVLHDFLEQLPDGEGSAQKELETLVETLLPPTLDEDVYQVQLAMFELRVNGPHNEAAREQYLQVDREIKDTLESIFQRGVDSGKFTDIDPAVEAELFLSILTGTRTRRLTVYKPEQSIAELRTAINTQIERITTDSN; from the coding sequence ATGCAGGCGACGTATCAAGCGCTGAGTGAGCACGGGTACGACAACCTCACTATTCAGGATATCGCCGACGAGTTTGAACGGAGTCGGACACTGCTCTACTATCACTACGACGGTCGTGATGATCTACTGGTTGACTTCCTTGAGTACGTCCTCCATGACTTTCTTGAGCAACTACCGGATGGCGAAGGGTCAGCACAAAAAGAGCTTGAAACACTTGTCGAGACGCTTCTCCCGCCAACACTGGATGAAGACGTGTATCAAGTCCAACTAGCCATGTTTGAACTTCGCGTAAACGGACCACACAACGAAGCGGCACGTGAGCAGTATCTACAGGTCGATAGAGAGATCAAGGACACGCTTGAGTCGATTTTTCAGCGTGGCGTCGACTCTGGCAAGTTTACCGACATTGATCCAGCTGTTGAAGCAGAGCTGTTCTTGTCCATCTTGACAGGCACTCGTACCCGCCGTCTCACCGTATACAAGCCCGAGCAATCCATCGCTGAATTGCGGACTGCAATTAATACGCAGATTGAGCGAATCACGACGGATTCGAACTAA
- a CDS encoding ATPase, which translates to MTFYDRREEIDALSTAFESPGSDVFVVYGRRRVGKTELLKEFCTDRPHIYFLAAQEAEHRQREKFIDQVAAFFDDRTPRIDGWDEAFDYLGEKLRSEEVVVVIDEFPYLVSENDSVPSYVQGFVDEQLQETDSMLILCGSSVSTMESEVLGHESPLYGRRTGQLDVQPFSFQQAREVIDYEIADAIRSYAITGGTPMYLTLFDYGRSLAENVRSQVLSPSAVLYNEPEFLLRTELRNPARYMSILEAVALGHTTPNEISGATGIDAGPLSKYLQTLWQLRLIDREIPVTASGKKSKRSRYRVADEFLRFWFRYVEPNRSSIEEAPDIVYDGTIAPDLPMHVATAFEDICQEAVWEGIRRGEFEPYSEVGRWWYGEDEVDIVGLAPNDNRILFAECKWASEPVGTELVNDLQAKAGTVRWGPDDREECFALFSKSGFVEGLEDQLDEHWSLWNLAKMDDLLTPS; encoded by the coding sequence ATGACTTTTTATGACCGGAGAGAAGAGATTGATGCGCTTTCAACTGCGTTTGAGTCGCCTGGCTCGGACGTATTCGTCGTCTACGGGCGTCGGCGTGTCGGCAAGACGGAGTTGCTGAAGGAGTTCTGTACTGATCGGCCGCATATTTACTTTCTCGCGGCGCAGGAAGCCGAGCATCGGCAGCGCGAGAAGTTCATCGACCAAGTTGCAGCGTTCTTCGACGATCGTACTCCACGGATCGACGGGTGGGACGAGGCCTTCGACTACCTCGGGGAGAAACTCCGTTCTGAGGAGGTAGTGGTTGTGATCGACGAGTTCCCGTATCTTGTCTCGGAGAACGACTCAGTCCCATCCTACGTACAGGGATTTGTCGACGAACAACTCCAAGAGACCGATTCGATGCTGATTCTCTGTGGGTCTAGTGTGAGTACGATGGAATCTGAGGTACTCGGCCACGAGAGCCCATTGTATGGTCGTCGTACGGGACAACTCGACGTGCAACCGTTCTCATTTCAGCAGGCTCGTGAGGTCATCGACTACGAGATCGCGGACGCGATTCGATCGTACGCGATTACCGGTGGGACGCCGATGTATCTCACGCTGTTCGATTACGGACGATCGCTCGCGGAGAACGTCCGGTCACAGGTGCTATCGCCGTCAGCAGTACTGTACAACGAGCCGGAGTTTTTGCTTCGGACGGAGCTCCGGAATCCCGCGCGGTACATGAGTATTCTCGAAGCGGTGGCGCTAGGGCACACGACGCCGAACGAGATCTCAGGAGCGACGGGAATCGATGCCGGTCCGTTATCGAAGTATCTACAGACGTTGTGGCAACTCCGACTGATCGATCGGGAAATCCCTGTGACAGCATCCGGAAAGAAGTCGAAGCGGTCGCGGTACCGCGTCGCTGACGAGTTCCTTCGGTTCTGGTTCCGGTACGTTGAGCCGAACCGCTCCAGTATCGAAGAAGCACCGGATATCGTCTACGACGGTACGATCGCCCCTGATCTTCCAATGCACGTCGCCACCGCATTCGAGGACATATGTCAGGAAGCCGTGTGGGAGGGGATTCGACGCGGTGAGTTCGAACCGTACTCGGAGGTCGGGCGGTGGTGGTACGGGGAAGACGAGGTCGATATTGTGGGGCTCGCACCGAACGATAACCGAATCCTGTTCGCCGAGTGCAAGTGGGCATCGGAGCCAGTCGGGACGGAGCTCGTCAATGACCTGCAGGCAAAAGCAGGGACAGTTAGATGGGGGCCAGATGATCGGGAAGAGTGCTTCGCACTGTTCTCAAAGAGTGGGTTCGTTGAAGGACTCGAAGATCAACTCGACGAGCACTGGTCGCTATGGAATCTCGCAAAGATGGATGATCTTCTCACACCGTCCTAA
- a CDS encoding twitching motility protein PilT, which translates to MYVDTDFLTALLKDDDWLQDAAIRALEEHDDIHTSILAYAEVLVLFYDREAAEYEIDAPRAITNLLELVPIVPEEHEDAVLAAAAFLDEYDLSPFDALHAGLVTTGEERVLSTEQDYDTVGLDRTSLEPAPSE; encoded by the coding sequence GTGTACGTTGACACTGACTTTCTCACCGCACTGTTGAAGGACGACGATTGGCTTCAGGACGCCGCAATCCGCGCCCTCGAAGAGCATGATGACATACATACCTCGATACTCGCGTACGCCGAGGTTCTGGTGCTGTTCTACGACCGTGAGGCGGCCGAGTACGAGATCGATGCGCCGCGGGCAATTACCAACCTGCTCGAACTGGTTCCAATCGTGCCGGAAGAGCACGAGGACGCGGTTCTGGCCGCCGCAGCGTTCCTCGACGAGTACGATCTCTCCCCGTTCGATGCACTCCACGCTGGACTCGTCACAACCGGCGAAGAGCGAGTCCTTTCGACCGAGCAGGACTACGACACTGTCGGCCTCGACCGCACATCGTTGGAACCTGCGCCCTCTGAGTGA